From a region of the Candidatus Brocadia sp. genome:
- a CDS encoding IS3 family transposase, which produces MPSGRFPDPEVTEKSVRRKFTAKYKLRILQEAEACTTQGQIGALLRREGLYSSNLTTWRRQQEKG; this is translated from the coding sequence ATCCCAAGCGGTCGTTTCCCTGACCCTGAAGTAACAGAGAAGTCTGTTCGGAGGAAATTCACCGCGAAATACAAACTCCGCATCCTTCAAGAGGCGGAGGCATGTACTACACAGGGTCAAATTGGGGCGCTTTTACGTCGTGAAGGACTCTACTCGTCCAATCTCACCACGTGGCGTCGCCAACAGGAGAAAGGC